The following proteins come from a genomic window of Paenibacillus spongiae:
- the ehuC gene encoding ectoine/hydroxyectoine ABC transporter permease subunit EhuC yields MEWLSLDLLPPLLTGLKTTLLLTFYSIIVALCCAFLAGIGRLSRSPILRGIITAYVEIFRGTSLLVQLFWIYFALPMLLDIRLSAMTAAVLALGLNYGAYGSEVVRSSILAVPKGQIEASIALNMTPYQRMRRIVLPQAWAMMLPGFGNLQIELLKGTSLVYLITLMDVTYQGITLRSYDISRTPAIFAWLLILYFIVAYALTLIIRLAERKATAGRG; encoded by the coding sequence ATGGAATGGCTATCACTGGATTTGCTGCCGCCCTTGCTTACAGGATTAAAGACCACGTTACTCTTAACTTTCTATAGTATTATCGTTGCTCTCTGCTGTGCCTTCCTAGCGGGGATTGGCCGATTATCGCGCTCTCCGATATTACGAGGCATCATCACGGCATATGTTGAAATCTTTCGTGGAACGTCGCTGCTTGTACAGTTGTTCTGGATCTACTTTGCGCTGCCGATGCTTCTGGATATACGGTTGTCAGCGATGACCGCAGCTGTCCTTGCCCTTGGGTTGAACTATGGAGCCTACGGTTCGGAAGTGGTAAGAAGTTCGATACTCGCAGTTCCCAAAGGACAAATCGAAGCTTCGATCGCCTTAAACATGACACCCTATCAACGGATGAGAAGGATTGTCCTGCCGCAAGCTTGGGCAATGATGCTGCCTGGATTCGGAAATTTACAGATCGAATTGTTAAAAGGAACTTCACTTGTCTATCTCATCACATTGATGGATGTGACCTATCAAGGAATAACGCTGCGCTCGTATGATATTTCCCGGACCCCTGCCATATTCGCGTGGCTGCTGATTCTATATTTTATAGTGGCATATGCGCTAACTTTAATCATTCGGCTCGCTGAACGCAAAGCAACCGCAGGGAGGGGATAG
- a CDS encoding TrkA C-terminal domain-containing protein yields the protein MPETEKAGYKSIALDIAQRIVSGEFLVSSKISGRSLLAGQYHVSPETIRKAIGLLREENIVSVSQGKEITVLSSHNAYEYITKHDYLKSVYSLKQNLQLLLQEKLAIDQKFESLLTEIIDASDRLQNLKPYNPIDLKISPHSHVVGQTIGNLQFWQNTGATIIALRRGTHVSISPGPHVVLREDDILVVVGDEKIFEVTGQFINKPRI from the coding sequence ATGCCGGAAACAGAAAAGGCAGGCTATAAATCGATAGCTCTTGATATCGCACAAAGAATCGTAAGCGGAGAATTTCTTGTATCCAGTAAGATTTCAGGACGTTCACTCCTGGCAGGGCAGTACCATGTATCTCCCGAAACCATTCGTAAAGCCATTGGATTATTGAGGGAAGAGAATATCGTATCCGTCTCTCAAGGGAAAGAAATCACCGTCTTGTCTAGTCACAACGCTTATGAATATATAACGAAACACGATTATTTGAAATCCGTGTATTCCCTTAAACAAAATTTGCAGCTCTTGCTTCAGGAAAAACTAGCCATAGATCAGAAATTTGAATCACTCCTTACGGAGATTATTGATGCTTCTGACCGGTTGCAAAATCTTAAACCGTATAATCCCATCGATCTAAAAATATCACCGCATTCACATGTGGTAGGGCAAACGATCGGCAATCTGCAATTTTGGCAAAATACGGGTGCTACCATTATCGCGCTGCGTAGGGGAACGCATGTCTCCATCTCGCCGGGACCGCATGTTGTGTTAAGAGAAGACGATATTCTGGTTGTTGTTGGAGATGAGAAAATTTTTGAAGTGACAGGGCAATTCATAAATAAGCCTCGAATATAA
- a CDS encoding KamA family radical SAM protein, whose amino-acid sequence MPQPKYMTDIGKLTNIPEKEREKLKLITDKFVFRVNDYYLNLIDWDDPNDPVRKLVIPNEDELGEYGRWDASDEDTNYVVPGCQHKYNSTALLIVSEVCGAYCRYCFRKRLFRNDVKEAVSDIEPGLQYIAQHPEISNVLLTGGDSLILGTAKLKIILERLRAIEHVKIIRLGSKMPVFNPMRIYEDEALLETFKEYSTPEKRIYVMAHINHPREITPEAIQGFTALQKAGVILVNQTPILRGINDDPKILGELLDKLSEAGVTPYYFFINRPVAGNNAFVLPLREVYDIVEQAKALTSGLGKRVRLSMSHTSGKIEILAIEEGKAYLKYHQSRDGHYGRFMILDCPEQATWFDDLPGNEQYWRKPVKKTNAVVSVNTLADMPAASRKVKRLNSNH is encoded by the coding sequence ATGCCACAACCGAAATACATGACGGACATCGGCAAATTGACGAATATTCCGGAGAAAGAACGGGAGAAATTGAAGCTTATTACGGACAAGTTCGTTTTTCGAGTGAATGATTATTACTTGAATTTAATTGATTGGGATGATCCGAACGATCCGGTCCGTAAGCTAGTCATTCCAAATGAGGATGAACTTGGGGAGTATGGGCGATGGGATGCATCGGACGAAGATACGAATTATGTCGTTCCAGGATGCCAACACAAGTATAATTCGACGGCACTTCTTATTGTATCTGAGGTATGCGGTGCTTATTGCCGATATTGTTTTCGAAAGCGGCTTTTCCGTAATGACGTTAAAGAAGCCGTGTCGGATATAGAACCAGGCTTACAGTATATTGCACAGCATCCGGAAATCAGTAACGTTCTACTGACCGGTGGCGACAGCCTGATCCTTGGAACCGCGAAGCTGAAGATTATCCTTGAACGCTTAAGAGCCATTGAACACGTGAAAATCATTCGCCTAGGTTCGAAAATGCCCGTATTTAATCCGATGCGGATCTACGAGGACGAGGCGTTATTGGAGACGTTTAAGGAATATTCAACACCTGAGAAAAGAATTTATGTCATGGCACATATTAATCATCCGCGCGAGATCACTCCGGAAGCCATTCAAGGATTCACGGCCCTGCAGAAAGCGGGGGTGATTCTAGTAAACCAGACACCAATACTTCGCGGTATAAATGATGATCCGAAAATCCTGGGGGAGCTGCTCGATAAGCTGTCCGAGGCTGGGGTAACCCCGTACTATTTCTTTATCAATAGGCCAGTCGCGGGCAACAACGCTTTTGTTCTGCCTTTGCGGGAAGTTTACGATATCGTCGAGCAAGCTAAAGCGCTAACGTCTGGTTTAGGCAAGAGGGTTCGCTTGTCCATGAGCCATACCTCCGGAAAAATTGAAATTCTTGCTATCGAGGAAGGTAAGGCTTATCTGAAATATCACCAATCAAGAGACGGCCACTATGGCCGATTCATGATATTGGATTGCCCCGAACAGGCGACATGGTTCGATGACCTTCCGGGGAATGAGCAATATTGGAGAAAGCCTGTGAAAAAAACAAATGCGGTAGTTTCCGTTAACACACTAGCGGATATGCCTGCGGCATCAAGAAAAGTGAAGAGATTAAATAGCAACCATTAG
- the ehuB gene encoding ectoine/hydroxyectoine ABC transporter substrate-binding protein EhuB encodes MRKWIHAVLCLMLIGFLMGCSSDEDKANEGTNTNEPAAKETTLAKAQREGYITVGFANERPYAYATPEGKLTGEAVEISRKILTNLGIEQMDGVLTEFGSLIPGLKAERYDMITAGMFITQERAKQVAFANPEYSIGEAIAVKKGNPLKLHSYEDIKANPKAKIAVMVGAIEADYLKSVGVSESQILSVPDQPSAISALQSGRADAITMTGPSLQSMLESAKDDNLERVMDFEQPIVDGESVRGYGAAVFRIGDDEFREAFNAELEKLKESGELLEILKTFGFTEQELPGDVTTEELLK; translated from the coding sequence TTGAGGAAATGGATTCATGCTGTTCTTTGCTTAATGTTGATCGGTTTCTTGATGGGATGCAGTTCAGATGAGGACAAAGCCAACGAAGGAACTAACACGAACGAACCCGCTGCTAAGGAGACAACATTAGCCAAAGCGCAGCGAGAAGGGTATATTACCGTGGGGTTCGCCAATGAACGACCTTATGCCTATGCTACACCAGAGGGCAAACTTACCGGAGAAGCTGTTGAGATCTCACGCAAGATCTTAACTAATCTAGGCATCGAGCAAATGGATGGCGTACTTACTGAATTCGGTTCTCTTATCCCGGGGCTCAAAGCCGAGCGTTACGACATGATCACGGCAGGTATGTTTATTACTCAAGAACGTGCGAAACAGGTGGCTTTCGCCAATCCGGAGTATAGCATAGGCGAAGCTATAGCGGTGAAGAAAGGAAATCCATTGAAATTACATAGTTATGAGGACATCAAAGCAAATCCTAAAGCTAAAATTGCCGTCATGGTCGGTGCGATCGAAGCGGATTACTTGAAGAGCGTCGGCGTATCCGAATCGCAAATCCTGTCGGTTCCGGATCAGCCTTCTGCCATCTCCGCCTTACAGTCCGGACGCGCCGACGCAATCACGATGACAGGTCCATCACTGCAGTCCATGCTAGAGTCCGCAAAGGATGATAATCTCGAGCGTGTCATGGATTTCGAACAACCGATCGTCGATGGTGAAAGCGTTAGAGGCTATGGGGCGGCCGTATTTCGCATAGGCGACGATGAATTCAGAGAAGCATTCAACGCGGAACTTGAGAAACTAAAGGAATCCGGCGAACTGCTAGAAATTCTAAAGACATTCGGATTTACAGAGCAAGAACTTCCGGGTGACGTTACGACAGAGGAACTGCTAAAGTAA
- the ehuD gene encoding ectoine/hydroxyectoine ABC transporter permease subunit EhuD yields the protein MWDWQYAKSILPKLLEVIPTTLAATFAGFIIACLLGLPIALAKRSSSKWISFPVIAVTEFIRSTPLLIQLFVLVFVLPQSLGIILSPFLAGILGMGIHYSTYLSEVYRSGIDAIPKGQWEASIALNFSKTRTWTRIVLPQSIPPTIPVMGNYLIVMFKETPTLSAITVVELLMTAKVVGSASFKYVEAFTLVGVIFFLLSYPSALLVRALERRMKRRERRGLAR from the coding sequence ATGTGGGATTGGCAATATGCAAAATCAATCTTACCCAAACTGCTGGAAGTGATCCCAACGACGTTGGCTGCTACATTTGCAGGTTTTATCATCGCTTGTCTGCTTGGCTTACCAATCGCGCTGGCCAAAAGATCTAGCAGCAAATGGATTTCTTTTCCGGTTATTGCAGTTACGGAATTCATTCGAAGCACACCGCTGCTCATTCAATTGTTCGTATTGGTTTTTGTCCTGCCGCAAAGCTTAGGCATCATCTTATCACCCTTTCTGGCCGGCATATTGGGTATGGGCATCCATTACAGTACCTACCTGTCCGAAGTATATCGATCCGGCATTGATGCTATTCCTAAGGGTCAATGGGAGGCAAGCATCGCACTGAATTTCAGCAAGACTCGTACATGGACCCGTATCGTGCTTCCGCAATCCATTCCTCCGACAATTCCCGTTATGGGCAATTATTTGATCGTCATGTTCAAAGAAACGCCTACCTTGTCAGCGATCACGGTTGTGGAATTGCTTATGACGGCGAAAGTTGTGGGCTCTGCGTCATTCAAATATGTCGAAGCGTTTACTTTGGTTGGTGTGATCTTCTTCCTGCTCAGTTATCCTTCCGCCCTTCTTGTCCGTGCGCTGGAACGACGTATGAAACGAAGAGAAAGGAGAGGTTTAGCTAGATGA
- the ectB gene encoding diaminobutyrate--2-oxoglutarate transaminase: protein MNDLIQVSDRLQVFGNLESNVRSYCRSFPAKFKRASGHQLWDAEGRSYIDFFAGAGALNYGHNPPEMKKKLIKYLVEDGISHSLDMATEAKERFLTRFNDVILKPRGLNYKIMFPGPTGTNSVESALKLARKVTGRQTIMSFTNAFHGMTLGALAVTGNKFKRSGAGVPLNHTLSMPYDGYMGRDVNSIDYIESFLKDSGSGISLPAAVIVETLQGEGGINAASDEWLIGLANLCQTYGMLLIVDDVQMGCGRTGTFFSFEHCGIVPDLVCMSKSIGGYGLPMALTLMKPELDLWEPGEHNGTFRGNNLAFITAAAALDYWESQAFSHEIEEKAELVCNALVEIVASVPELKGEVKGKGLMQGIAFEAGIAEKISALAFERGLILETSGTDSEVIKIMPPLTIDRTGLVSGLQILKDCIFDIAVDVNLLVSHP, encoded by the coding sequence ATGAATGATTTGATCCAGGTAAGCGATCGTTTGCAAGTGTTCGGGAATCTCGAGTCGAATGTAAGAAGCTACTGCCGTTCGTTCCCCGCGAAGTTTAAACGTGCATCGGGTCATCAGTTGTGGGATGCAGAGGGAAGATCTTATATCGATTTTTTTGCCGGCGCGGGTGCGTTGAATTACGGCCATAATCCGCCGGAAATGAAAAAGAAGCTGATTAAATACCTTGTTGAGGACGGCATATCGCATAGTTTGGACATGGCCACGGAAGCTAAAGAACGGTTTCTTACAAGATTTAACGATGTCATTCTGAAGCCGCGAGGATTGAATTATAAAATCATGTTTCCTGGCCCAACGGGGACGAACTCCGTAGAAAGCGCTTTGAAGCTGGCCCGTAAAGTGACAGGCAGACAAACGATAATGAGCTTCACGAATGCATTTCATGGCATGACTTTAGGAGCTCTAGCAGTCACCGGGAATAAATTCAAGCGAAGCGGCGCGGGAGTTCCTCTGAACCATACGTTATCAATGCCTTATGACGGATATATGGGGCGAGACGTGAATTCAATTGATTACATTGAAAGTTTCTTGAAAGACAGCGGAAGCGGAATATCGCTTCCGGCTGCGGTTATCGTGGAGACGCTCCAAGGTGAAGGGGGGATTAATGCTGCCTCTGACGAATGGTTAATCGGCTTGGCGAATCTTTGTCAGACATACGGTATGCTGCTCATTGTTGACGACGTACAGATGGGCTGCGGCAGAACCGGAACATTCTTTAGCTTCGAGCATTGCGGGATCGTTCCTGATCTTGTATGCATGTCCAAGTCAATAGGCGGTTATGGGCTTCCTATGGCCCTTACACTAATGAAGCCTGAGCTTGATCTTTGGGAACCGGGTGAGCATAACGGTACTTTCAGGGGCAATAATTTAGCTTTCATAACCGCTGCAGCAGCGCTGGACTATTGGGAGAGCCAGGCTTTCTCTCATGAAATCGAAGAAAAAGCCGAGCTCGTTTGCAATGCGCTTGTAGAAATCGTGGCCAGCGTGCCTGAACTCAAAGGAGAAGTCAAGGGAAAAGGGTTGATGCAAGGCATTGCTTTCGAAGCAGGCATCGCCGAAAAGATATCGGCACTTGCATTCGAGCGGGGGCTAATCCTGGAAACTTCCGGGACGGACAGCGAGGTCATTAAGATTATGCCTCCACTAACGATCGATAGAACGGGTTTGGTTTCGGGATTGCAAATACTTAAGGACTGTATATTCGATATAGCCGTCGATGTTAACTTACTCGTAAGTCATCCATAA
- a CDS encoding ectoine synthase, producing the protein MIVRYLEERIGTEYDVVAPTWNSRRLLLKDDGVGFSLHDTRIHAGTETMIWYKHHVEAVYCIEGEGEIELAETREKFPIRAGMLYVLNGHEKHWLRGTTDMRMVCIFNPACSGREIHDEEGAYEATS; encoded by the coding sequence ATGATTGTAAGATATCTAGAAGAACGTATAGGTACCGAATATGATGTCGTCGCACCAACTTGGAATAGTAGGAGGTTACTGCTAAAGGACGATGGCGTAGGCTTCTCTCTTCATGATACTCGAATTCATGCAGGGACTGAAACCATGATATGGTATAAGCATCATGTAGAGGCTGTCTATTGCATTGAGGGAGAAGGAGAGATCGAGCTGGCGGAGACCCGTGAGAAGTTCCCGATTCGCGCAGGCATGCTGTACGTGTTGAACGGCCATGAGAAACATTGGCTAAGAGGAACGACTGATATGAGAATGGTATGCATATTTAATCCGGCTTGCAGCGGACGGGAAATTCATGATGAAGAAGGGGCTTACGAGGCCACGTCATAA
- the thpD gene encoding ectoine hydroxylase, whose amino-acid sequence MIDHYPTRMLENPTFLERIDPVVYNHKLNQKEIELSHLAFYEENGYLFLERFFEEDEVERFKSETRLLLSASRSAKNPEVILEPDGDEVRSVFAVHESNRFFHDLAAHPRLLAVITQILGSDVYVHQSRVNFKPGFTGKEFYWHSDFETWHAEDGMPRMRALSCSIALEDNTPFNGALMVIPGSHRLFVSCVGQTPVDHYKDSLRRQEYGVPDQESLTQLVNEGGIEMPVGKAGSVLLFDCNLMHGSNSNISPIPRSNAFFVYNSVYNRLQDPFSASKPRPQFIASR is encoded by the coding sequence ATGATTGATCATTATCCTACTAGGATGCTAGAAAATCCGACATTCTTGGAACGTATAGACCCTGTCGTATATAACCATAAATTAAATCAGAAGGAAATCGAATTATCGCACCTTGCGTTTTATGAGGAGAACGGTTACTTGTTCTTGGAGCGTTTCTTTGAAGAAGATGAAGTGGAACGATTTAAATCCGAAACCCGACTTCTTTTATCGGCCAGCAGATCTGCTAAGAATCCCGAAGTTATTCTTGAGCCGGACGGAGATGAAGTAAGATCCGTATTCGCCGTTCATGAGAGCAATCGATTCTTCCACGACCTAGCGGCCCATCCAAGACTCCTGGCGGTTATTACTCAAATTCTAGGCAGCGATGTATACGTACATCAGTCGAGGGTTAATTTCAAACCCGGATTTACAGGAAAAGAATTTTATTGGCACTCCGACTTCGAGACATGGCATGCCGAAGACGGTATGCCTAGAATGCGGGCACTAAGCTGTTCTATTGCTCTCGAAGACAATACGCCATTCAATGGCGCATTAATGGTTATTCCAGGATCCCATCGGCTGTTCGTCAGCTGCGTCGGACAGACCCCTGTCGATCACTACAAAGACTCCTTGCGCCGTCAAGAGTACGGAGTGCCGGACCAAGAGAGTTTGACGCAACTCGTGAACGAAGGAGGTATCGAAATGCCAGTCGGGAAGGCGGGATCGGTTCTTTTGTTTGATTGTAACTTAATGCACGGATCGAACAGCAATATTTCCCCCATCCCTCGCAGCAATGCTTTCTTTGTTTATAATAGCGTATATAATCGACTTCAGGATCCGTTCTCCGCAAGTAAACCAAGACCGCAATTCATTGCTTCCAGATAG
- the ectA gene encoding diaminobutyrate acetyltransferase gives MVRDCGTLDLNSPYYYLTMSQWFSETCRLAEDRILKRLIGLLTGFRQPSNPDTLFVWQIAVDKRYQGRGIARKLLDEVTDHPEIRYLEATIAPSNHASRRLFASWASSRGASIVTSPGFDETCFPDGEHEREDLYRIGPIK, from the coding sequence ATGGTACGGGATTGCGGTACGCTGGATCTGAACTCGCCGTATTACTATTTGACGATGAGCCAGTGGTTCTCGGAAACCTGCAGGCTTGCGGAGGATCGAATATTGAAACGCCTCATCGGCTTGTTGACTGGATTTCGACAGCCATCTAATCCCGATACCCTGTTCGTCTGGCAGATTGCGGTTGACAAACGTTATCAAGGAAGAGGGATTGCCCGGAAACTTCTCGATGAGGTGACAGACCATCCGGAAATAAGATACCTTGAGGCGACTATTGCACCTTCCAATCATGCCTCACGGCGTTTGTTTGCAAGCTGGGCTTCCTCAAGAGGCGCTTCTATCGTTACTTCTCCCGGATTTGACGAGACATGTTTTCCGGATGGGGAGCACGAGCGAGAAGACTTATACCGGATTGGTCCTATTAAGTAA
- a CDS encoding carbohydrate ABC transporter permease — MRDDQARELPRKPAKKKLMGQDALWAFVLLIPLVVGIGLIYFSAVFGFAMSFTSWDIVRKAQWIGLDNYKTLAYDGLVWKAMYNTLIFLVISIPAKLIISFALAILLNQKLKGIKLFRLIYFFPTACSVVAIALVWGYLYGTDGFLNTLLQDIGLPKVYWMDEHNAMGSIAIMGVWGSMGFIALLFLAGLQNVPTEYYEASRVDGASRWQQLWNITIPLITPTTFFILITQVIGAFQMFGEVYLLSGPLDSTLTIVQYIFNEAFQGFRMGYASALSYLLILIIFIITVIQLRLQKKWVHYDL; from the coding sequence ATGCGCGACGATCAAGCGCGGGAGCTCCCGCGAAAACCTGCGAAGAAAAAGCTGATGGGCCAAGACGCGTTATGGGCTTTCGTTCTGTTGATCCCTTTGGTTGTGGGCATTGGGTTGATTTATTTTTCGGCGGTATTCGGATTTGCGATGAGCTTTACCAGCTGGGATATTGTGCGTAAGGCACAATGGATCGGATTGGACAACTACAAGACGCTCGCATACGATGGCCTCGTCTGGAAAGCCATGTACAATACGTTGATTTTCCTGGTCATATCCATCCCTGCCAAACTCATTATCAGCTTTGCGCTGGCCATTTTGTTAAATCAGAAATTAAAAGGCATCAAGCTGTTCAGGCTCATTTACTTTTTTCCTACCGCCTGCTCGGTCGTGGCCATCGCGCTTGTCTGGGGATACCTGTATGGTACCGACGGTTTTCTGAATACGCTTCTGCAGGATATCGGGCTTCCCAAGGTGTATTGGATGGATGAACACAATGCGATGGGCTCGATCGCGATCATGGGCGTGTGGGGCAGCATGGGGTTTATTGCTTTGCTCTTCCTTGCGGGACTGCAGAACGTTCCGACGGAATACTATGAAGCAAGCCGGGTTGACGGGGCGTCCAGATGGCAGCAGCTATGGAATATTACGATCCCTCTGATCACCCCGACGACCTTCTTTATTCTGATTACGCAAGTCATCGGCGCCTTCCAGATGTTCGGAGAGGTGTACTTGCTGTCGGGTCCGCTCGATTCGACGCTGACCATCGTTCAGTATATCTTCAACGAAGCGTTTCAGGGCTTCCGGATGGGCTATGCCTCGGCTTTATCCTACTTGCTGATTCTGATCATCTTCATCATTACGGTCATCCAATTGAGGCTGCAGAAGAAATGGGTGCATTATGATCTGTAA
- the ehuA gene encoding ectoine/hydroxyectoine ABC transporter ATP-binding protein EhuA: protein MSQNIRKIKSDKPIVSYRKVTKSFGDHTVLKELDLDILPGEKIALIGPSGSGKTTIARLLMTLEAPTSGTIEVDGEMLWHMQSRGKLVAANEQHLHQVRSKIGMVFQHFNLFPHMTILRNVTEALVHVLKMPKAEAKQRAMDILERVGLKEHTNHYPSQLSGGQKQRVAIARALVMQPQIMLFDEVTSALDPELVGEVLDVIKGIASEGDMAMILITHEMDFAREVADRVLFTDGGVIVEQGKPKEIFENPESPRLQSFLARFLKGQSDHEADHRIAAGTE, encoded by the coding sequence ATGAGTCAGAATATTCGGAAAATAAAGTCGGACAAACCGATTGTGAGTTACAGGAAAGTAACGAAATCTTTCGGTGATCATACGGTTCTTAAAGAACTGGATTTGGATATTCTTCCGGGTGAGAAGATTGCCTTAATCGGACCTAGCGGTTCCGGCAAGACGACGATTGCACGTCTTCTAATGACCTTGGAAGCACCGACTTCAGGTACTATCGAGGTCGATGGCGAAATGTTGTGGCACATGCAGAGTAGAGGTAAACTGGTAGCCGCAAATGAACAACATTTGCATCAGGTACGCAGTAAAATAGGAATGGTCTTTCAGCATTTTAATCTATTTCCTCATATGACTATCCTTCGTAACGTTACAGAAGCGCTGGTCCATGTTCTTAAGATGCCCAAGGCCGAAGCTAAACAGCGAGCAATGGACATATTGGAGAGGGTAGGTTTGAAGGAGCATACAAACCACTATCCTTCACAATTGTCTGGCGGGCAGAAACAACGAGTCGCGATCGCAAGAGCACTTGTGATGCAGCCGCAAATCATGTTGTTTGACGAGGTAACTTCAGCGCTTGATCCAGAATTGGTTGGAGAGGTGTTGGATGTGATCAAGGGGATTGCCTCCGAAGGAGACATGGCTATGATTCTCATCACGCATGAAATGGATTTTGCCCGCGAAGTAGCCGATCGTGTCCTATTCACGGACGGAGGGGTCATTGTCGAACAAGGAAAGCCGAAGGAAATATTCGAAAATCCGGAAAGCCCCCGATTGCAATCTTTCTTAGCCCGATTTTTAAAGGGGCAATCCGATCATGAAGCCGATCATCGGATCGCGGCAGGTACAGAATGA
- a CDS encoding ABC transporter substrate-binding protein: MNPKKWFHVAMVLMLMLSLALSACSSGKSADEGEKSTDKPDVKQEEPAASGEKTTIRFSTWYGPGDIDIWKEVIKRFEAENPNITVKFEPLDFGAYWQKLPTQLASKSAPDVIGMHVGIVYGYVEKDQLAPLDDYIKVGGNQDKLPESITAEGQWPKDSPQQYALPWRFTGGALFVNLTAFKDAGVEYPENGWTIEQFTEAAKKLTNTNRFGLLAPGGSMQAGLMGAFGTEPTTADKLHSNYNTPEMLAFKTWVHDLIWKEKVAPNPKDVDSKVDPFVAGKVVMSIGGAWNFPVYREIQNFEWDVAPMPTKDGKSKTYAGPDMMSVTKDSKNKEAAWKFVEFAVYNQKAQELLRTTGLPMLKEDFANSALIDEFAAQKPAHFKVFLDGAVNNGIGYAFTKKYFETGKLFGDSDVKIMQSPNSDIKKELESLHVLVNKEFEKQ, from the coding sequence ATGAATCCAAAAAAATGGTTTCACGTAGCAATGGTCTTAATGCTCATGCTTTCTCTGGCATTATCGGCCTGTTCCTCCGGCAAGTCCGCAGATGAGGGAGAGAAGAGCACAGACAAGCCGGATGTGAAGCAAGAAGAACCGGCAGCATCCGGCGAGAAAACGACCATCCGCTTCTCCACTTGGTATGGCCCGGGAGATATTGATATCTGGAAAGAAGTCATCAAGAGATTCGAAGCCGAAAACCCGAATATAACCGTTAAATTCGAACCGTTAGATTTCGGCGCCTATTGGCAGAAGCTTCCTACACAGCTTGCTTCCAAATCAGCTCCTGATGTTATCGGCATGCACGTAGGGATTGTATACGGATACGTAGAGAAAGATCAGTTGGCGCCGCTGGACGACTATATCAAGGTTGGCGGCAATCAGGATAAGCTGCCCGAATCGATTACCGCCGAAGGGCAGTGGCCGAAGGACAGCCCGCAGCAATATGCGTTGCCGTGGCGTTTCACGGGCGGAGCGTTGTTCGTCAACTTGACGGCGTTCAAGGATGCCGGCGTCGAGTATCCGGAGAACGGCTGGACGATCGAGCAGTTTACGGAAGCCGCTAAGAAATTGACGAACACCAACAGGTTCGGATTACTGGCCCCGGGCGGCTCGATGCAAGCCGGATTGATGGGCGCTTTCGGCACTGAACCGACGACCGCCGACAAGCTGCACAGCAACTACAACACGCCGGAAATGCTGGCGTTCAAGACGTGGGTTCACGATTTGATCTGGAAAGAGAAGGTCGCTCCGAACCCGAAGGATGTCGACAGCAAGGTCGATCCGTTCGTCGCCGGCAAAGTGGTTATGTCCATCGGCGGTGCGTGGAATTTCCCGGTATACCGGGAAATACAAAATTTCGAATGGGATGTCGCGCCGATGCCGACCAAAGACGGCAAGTCCAAGACGTATGCGGGACCGGATATGATGAGCGTGACGAAGGACAGCAAGAACAAGGAAGCGGCCTGGAAGTTTGTCGAATTTGCTGTCTACAATCAGAAAGCCCAGGAGCTGTTAAGAACAACCGGACTTCCGATGTTGAAGGAAGATTTTGCCAACAGCGCTCTTATTGATGAATTTGCCGCTCAAAAGCCTGCGCATTTTAAGGTGTTCCTGGATGGCGCTGTAAACAACGGGATCGGATATGCGTTTACGAAGAAGTATTTCGAGACTGGCAAGCTGTTTGGCGATTCCGACGTGAAAATAATGCAGAGCCCGAATTCCGACATCAAGAAGGAGCTTGAAAGTCTTCATGTGCTCGTCAACAAAGAATTCGAGAAACAGTAA